A single region of the Enterococcus mundtii genome encodes:
- a CDS encoding tagaturonate reductase, with the protein MERLTKKQYPKNQATITCLQFGEGNFMRGFVDWQLQQLNNQGLYQGNVAIVQPLAHGLSDKLAEQDQLYTVLLQGLIDGKVIDTTEPITVIDRTLNPYEQWQEFLALAEIDELAFVFSNTTEAGISYHEADTRNDIPPTSFPAKLTAFLYHRFKMNKNGLTIIPCELIDRNAELLKKFVLQYAKNWQLETKFVNWLHQENHFYCSLVDRIVPGFPRDEIDELHQRLGYDDQLLVKAEPFMLWVIEAPEELNERLPLKKAGLNVVLTDDLTPYRERKVHLLNGPHTAMVPIGLLSNVSTVEEVMKDPLLSDYINTLVTSELIPMLRLPEEELLAYARQINERFLNPFAHHQLHAIALNSVAKFQTRLLPILKKYIEKREALPSYLTVSFAALILLYRSDHSKIQVNDDPMVLASFAEAWAEPETAVLQLLKNPTLWGEDLSVLPDLTETVSLYVKEIDQKGIRNVLHELKG; encoded by the coding sequence ATGGAAAGATTAACTAAAAAGCAATACCCTAAAAACCAAGCTACAATTACTTGTCTACAGTTTGGTGAAGGAAATTTTATGAGAGGATTCGTTGATTGGCAACTTCAGCAGTTAAACAATCAAGGACTCTATCAAGGAAATGTTGCAATCGTCCAGCCACTAGCTCACGGCTTAAGTGACAAGCTGGCTGAACAAGATCAGCTCTATACGGTTCTACTTCAAGGGTTAATTGATGGCAAAGTCATCGATACGACAGAGCCGATCACTGTGATCGACCGTACGCTCAACCCTTACGAGCAATGGCAAGAATTCCTCGCATTGGCAGAAATCGATGAATTAGCCTTTGTTTTTTCTAATACGACAGAAGCTGGTATTAGTTATCATGAAGCCGATACTCGAAATGATATCCCTCCAACAAGCTTCCCCGCAAAATTGACTGCCTTTTTGTATCATCGATTCAAAATGAATAAAAACGGACTTACGATCATCCCATGCGAATTGATTGATCGCAATGCAGAGCTTTTAAAAAAATTCGTTTTACAGTATGCAAAAAATTGGCAGCTTGAAACAAAATTTGTCAATTGGCTACACCAAGAAAATCATTTTTATTGCAGTTTGGTGGATCGGATCGTTCCTGGATTCCCGAGAGATGAAATCGATGAATTGCACCAACGATTGGGATATGACGATCAACTGTTGGTCAAAGCTGAACCATTTATGTTGTGGGTGATCGAAGCACCAGAGGAATTGAATGAACGCTTACCATTGAAAAAAGCAGGTCTGAATGTTGTTTTGACTGATGATTTGACGCCTTATCGTGAGCGGAAAGTCCATCTACTCAATGGTCCTCATACTGCAATGGTGCCGATTGGTCTACTGTCAAACGTCTCAACAGTCGAAGAAGTCATGAAAGATCCTCTGCTATCCGATTACATCAACACATTAGTGACTAGTGAATTGATCCCAATGTTACGCTTACCCGAAGAAGAATTGCTGGCGTACGCTAGACAAATCAACGAACGGTTCTTAAATCCTTTTGCACATCATCAATTACATGCGATTGCTTTGAACAGTGTTGCCAAATTTCAAACACGATTACTACCTATTCTAAAAAAATACATTGAAAAAAGGGAAGCGCTCCCTTCCTACCTGACTGTCTCATTTGCTGCCTTGATCTTGCTTTATCGTTCCGATCATTCGAAAATCCAGGTAAACGATGACCCTATGGTACTCGCTAGCTTCGCTGAAGCTTGGGCTGAGCCAGAGACTGCTGTCCTTCAACTATTGAAAAATCCAACGCTTTGGGGCGAAGATCTATCCGTACTTCCTGATTTAACAGAAACAGTTTCACTTTACGTGAAAGAGATCGATCAAAAAGGCATTCGTAACGTATTACATGAATTGAAAGGATGA
- a CDS encoding UxaA family hydrolase — translation MTDPDFSTRIIQLHPQDSVVVATTTIPTNTTLRFDDVTLTTFEEIPLGHKIALSDLSAGTDVIKYGYPIGHLLTDVKAGQWIHTHNIKTNLSGEESYQYQPKSRPIVYPQENRTFQGYLREDGQAGIRNDLFIVPTVGCVNGIAELIIQEFKKRHAADNPFDHLTILKHPYGCSQLGKDHENTKKILADAIHHPNAGGVLVFGLGCENNTIQELKASLNKYNKQRVKFLTAQDVTDEIAHGVSLLEELAEIARRDFRVPVPLDKLTIGLKCGGSDGLSGITANPLLGAFSDYLISQGGSTILTEVPEMFGAEQVLMARAENQEVFESIVRLINDFKQYFLSYNEPVYENPSPGNKAGGISTLEDKSLGCTQKAGNSTVVDVLAYGDKVRKTGLSLLEAPGNDLVAASALASADCQLVLFTTGRGTPFGSYVPTLKVSTNTPLFERKQHWMDFDAGELLTQSMAEVLPLFIDKIIRVASGEETKNEANDVRELAIFKNGVTL, via the coding sequence ATGACTGATCCAGATTTCTCCACTCGAATCATCCAATTACACCCACAGGACAGCGTTGTCGTAGCTACTACCACGATTCCAACGAATACAACACTTCGCTTCGATGATGTTACGTTAACTACCTTTGAAGAAATCCCCTTAGGCCATAAAATTGCTTTGTCTGATTTGAGCGCAGGGACTGATGTGATCAAGTATGGCTATCCGATTGGTCATCTCTTGACGGATGTCAAAGCGGGGCAATGGATACATACGCATAATATCAAAACAAATCTTTCTGGTGAGGAAAGCTACCAATACCAACCAAAATCACGCCCCATCGTCTATCCACAAGAAAATCGCACCTTTCAAGGCTATCTTCGTGAAGACGGACAAGCTGGGATTCGCAATGATCTCTTTATCGTTCCAACCGTTGGCTGTGTCAATGGAATTGCTGAATTGATCATCCAAGAGTTTAAAAAACGGCATGCAGCTGACAATCCTTTCGATCATCTCACGATTTTAAAACATCCTTATGGTTGTTCTCAACTAGGTAAGGACCATGAGAATACGAAAAAGATCTTAGCTGATGCCATCCATCACCCGAATGCTGGCGGTGTGCTTGTATTTGGATTAGGTTGTGAAAATAATACGATACAAGAATTAAAAGCTAGTTTAAATAAATATAACAAACAACGAGTAAAATTTTTAACTGCCCAAGATGTCACTGATGAAATAGCACATGGCGTATCATTACTTGAAGAATTAGCAGAAATCGCACGAAGAGATTTCCGTGTTCCTGTTCCTCTGGATAAACTAACGATCGGTTTGAAATGTGGTGGTTCGGATGGATTGTCAGGGATTACTGCCAATCCATTGCTAGGTGCCTTTTCTGACTATTTGATTTCACAAGGAGGTAGCACGATCTTGACGGAAGTGCCTGAAATGTTTGGTGCCGAACAAGTACTGATGGCACGAGCAGAAAATCAAGAAGTCTTTGAATCGATCGTTCGTTTGATCAATGATTTCAAACAATATTTTCTCTCTTATAATGAACCAGTCTATGAAAATCCTTCTCCTGGAAACAAAGCAGGCGGTATCTCTACCTTAGAAGACAAGTCACTTGGTTGCACCCAAAAAGCAGGAAATTCAACGGTAGTCGATGTGTTAGCCTATGGTGATAAAGTACGTAAAACTGGGCTGAGTTTACTGGAGGCACCCGGTAATGACCTTGTTGCCGCATCTGCGTTAGCTTCTGCTGATTGTCAACTCGTCTTGTTCACCACAGGTAGAGGAACACCTTTTGGTTCTTATGTTCCCACGCTGAAAGTATCAACTAACACACCTTTATTCGAACGAAAACAACATTGGATGGACTTTGATGCTGGTGAATTATTGACTCAATCCATGGCAGAGGTCTTACCTTTATTTATCGATAAGATCATCCGTGTTGCGAGCGGAGAAGAGACAAAAAATGAAGCCAACGACGTAAGAGAACTAGCTATTTTTAAAAATGGTGTCACACTTTGA
- the uxaC gene encoding glucuronate isomerase gives MFLSDDFLLTNQWSKKLYHSSAEKMPIIDYHCHLSPKEIYENKPFTNLTEAWLSGDHYKWRLMRACGVPEEKITGHASDYEKFYAWCQTVPKIIGNPLYTWTHLELKRFFQIDLLINEENALNIWEQANKRLAEPAFRRREMAKNAKVTVICTTDDPIDELVYHELLAKEEPDLKVLPAFRPDAALNLTHEGFSEWLSKLSHVIGKPIADYTSLITALSQRIDYFHQHGCRLSDHGLDRLSYHTASENELEQIFQKALTKETLTQTEIDAYRTETLNRLITLYHAHGWTMQLHLHAYRNCNTQAFTRLGPDTGYDGINDQPLTSHLQQLLDHADQTSQLPKTILYSLNPNDYPLLLALMGCFQKETAGKLQLGSGWWYNDTRAGMREQMTQLADGGVLGNFVGMLTDSRSFLSYTRHEYFRRVLCELIGEIVERGEAPEDIHLLGTLVEDICYTNARNYFGFFEEEE, from the coding sequence ATGTTTTTATCTGATGATTTTTTATTAACCAATCAATGGTCAAAAAAACTGTACCATTCATCTGCTGAAAAAATGCCGATCATCGACTATCACTGTCATCTATCACCAAAAGAAATTTATGAGAACAAACCTTTCACTAATTTGACAGAAGCCTGGTTGAGTGGCGATCATTACAAATGGCGTTTGATGCGAGCTTGCGGGGTTCCTGAAGAAAAAATCACTGGTCACGCCTCAGATTACGAAAAATTTTATGCTTGGTGTCAAACGGTGCCGAAAATCATAGGCAATCCTTTGTATACTTGGACACATCTTGAATTGAAACGTTTCTTCCAAATCGATTTACTGATCAATGAAGAAAATGCCCTTAACATTTGGGAACAAGCAAATAAACGTTTAGCTGAACCAGCGTTTCGGCGACGAGAGATGGCGAAAAATGCGAAGGTGACTGTCATTTGCACAACAGATGACCCCATCGACGAATTAGTTTATCACGAATTATTGGCAAAAGAAGAACCTGATCTCAAAGTATTACCAGCATTCCGTCCCGATGCTGCGTTAAATCTCACCCACGAGGGGTTTTCTGAATGGTTGTCAAAATTGTCTCACGTAATTGGCAAACCAATCGCTGATTACACTTCTTTGATCACCGCATTGAGTCAAAGGATCGACTATTTCCATCAGCATGGCTGTCGCCTATCGGATCATGGATTAGATCGCTTGTCCTATCATACAGCTTCGGAAAATGAGCTTGAACAGATTTTCCAGAAAGCATTGACGAAAGAAACACTGACACAAACAGAAATTGATGCTTATCGAACGGAAACACTCAACCGGCTGATCACTTTATATCATGCGCATGGTTGGACGATGCAGTTGCATCTCCATGCTTATCGTAACTGCAATACCCAAGCATTCACACGCTTAGGGCCAGATACTGGTTATGACGGAATCAACGATCAACCACTAACCAGCCACCTGCAACAGTTATTGGATCATGCCGATCAAACCAGTCAATTACCAAAGACAATCCTTTATTCACTCAATCCAAATGATTATCCCTTACTTCTTGCTCTGATGGGTTGCTTTCAAAAGGAAACCGCCGGAAAACTTCAACTCGGTTCTGGTTGGTGGTATAACGATACCCGAGCAGGCATGCGTGAACAGATGACACAACTTGCTGATGGCGGTGTTTTAGGAAATTTCGTCGGTATGTTGACGGATTCTCGCAGCTTTCTCTCTTATACACGACACGAGTATTTCCGACGCGTTCTCTGTGAGCTGATCGGTGAAATCGTGGAACGAGGTGAAGCGCCCGAAGACATCCATCTTTTAGGAACCTTAGTGGAAGATATCTGTTATACAAATGCGCGAAACTATTTCGGTTTTTTTGAGGAAGAAGAATGA
- a CDS encoding rhamnogalacturonan acetylesterase encodes MQTIHIAGDSTASIKHMTARPETGWGEVLGKYFQPKIRVNNQAKNGRSSKSFIEEGRFTRLKEEFQAGDFLLIQFGHNDQKITEAKGTEPYGGYIDALAIYAQTALSSNVQPIFLTPVTRRLYLKNGQLDPNCLGEYPKAMRQFAEKNNYPILDVFTRSQATLQQYTQEETKKFYLHLPVDTYENYPSGLCDNTHFSPEGAALVAQLVVELLKETDLPLVNYLDTPHI; translated from the coding sequence ATGCAAACGATCCATATCGCAGGCGACTCCACTGCTTCGATCAAACACATGACTGCTCGACCAGAAACCGGCTGGGGAGAAGTTCTTGGTAAATACTTCCAGCCTAAGATTCGGGTAAACAATCAAGCAAAAAATGGCCGTAGTTCAAAATCATTCATTGAAGAAGGACGATTCACTCGCTTGAAAGAAGAATTTCAAGCGGGGGACTTTTTGCTGATCCAGTTTGGCCACAACGACCAAAAAATCACTGAAGCAAAAGGAACAGAACCATATGGTGGGTATATAGATGCACTTGCTATCTATGCACAAACAGCCTTATCCTCAAATGTACAGCCAATTTTCTTGACCCCTGTCACGCGACGCCTTTACTTGAAAAATGGGCAATTAGATCCGAACTGCTTAGGAGAATATCCAAAAGCAATGAGGCAATTCGCAGAAAAAAATAACTACCCCATTTTGGATGTTTTCACTCGTTCACAAGCAACTCTTCAACAGTATACGCAAGAAGAAACAAAAAAGTTCTACTTGCATTTACCAGTTGATACTTATGAAAATTATCCCTCAGGACTTTGTGACAACACTCATTTTAGTCCAGAAGGCGCTGCTTTAGTCGCTCAACTCGTCGTTGAACTACTAAAAGAAACTGATCTTCCATTAGTAAATTATCTTGATACTCCTCATATCTAA
- a CDS encoding YlbF family regulator has product MSNIYDSANQIEREIRELKEFKELEEAYAKVKANEEAHQLFKDFQAMQIELQEKQMSGQEFSDEDAARAQEMAMKIQTEEVINDLMQKEQGFSTIINDLNRIIMTPVRDLYSE; this is encoded by the coding sequence ATGTCAAATATTTATGATAGTGCAAATCAAATCGAACGTGAGATTCGTGAACTAAAAGAATTCAAAGAGCTAGAAGAAGCTTATGCAAAAGTAAAAGCGAATGAAGAAGCACACCAACTGTTCAAAGATTTCCAAGCGATGCAGATCGAATTACAAGAAAAACAAATGAGCGGACAAGAATTCAGCGATGAAGATGCTGCCAGAGCGCAAGAAATGGCAATGAAAATCCAAACAGAAGAAGTCATCAATGACTTGATGCAAAAAGAACAAGGGTTCAGCACGATCATCAACGATTTAAACCGTATCATCATGACACCAGTACGCGACTTGTACAGCGAATAG
- a CDS encoding PBP1A family penicillin-binding protein, which translates to MDFQSMLRRIKTALISFWRWIKPYLGQFHRWRKRIWKKYHINKLILLIGLIFVLITSIYLFVLAKQANVETLKSGLSQSTVIYDKNNEEAGTLYAQKGSYVELDAISPLIQDAVISTEDRNFYQHPGFDIKGIARAAVRMITSGGTGGGGGSTITQQLAKNAYLTLDQTFDRKAKELFLAIEIEKKYSKEEILTMYLNNAYFGNGVWGVQDASRRYFGVDANNVTLSEAATLAGMLKGPGIYNPIDHPENANNRKNTVLSVMADNGKISEEQATAESQTDITHYLNDTYTGSESGYRYPYYFDAVIDEAVSEYGLDEADVMNKGYKIYTSLNQNYQQQLEATYQNDALFPPNATDGAMVQSGSVALDPKTGGVAALVGRRGEHVFRGFNFATQMKRSPGSSIKPLSVFAPALEAGYTPSSILEDKPQSYYDAHNFDGTYQGEVPMYQAVAQSLNLPAVWLLHEIGLQKGFDKTKEFGLPLADSDKYYGLALGGLKNGVSPMTMAGAYGSFANNGKMYTPHLITKIVDSTGAVIVDNTNSKPKQVISEETANQMTSMLLGTFSNGTGVAANPYGYTVAGKTGTTETNFDATKANDQWIVGYTPDVVISTWLGFEETSELHYLEGTSGNVVGKVFKSAAEGILPYTEQTRFNVADAYATGGQVVPADQVPDNSQTNEENQGNWQDNLDRYGEQAKDGLRNFGDMLREGVQGIGDATRDLWRRFQGE; encoded by the coding sequence ATGGATTTTCAGAGCATGTTAAGAAGAATAAAAACTGCGCTCATCAGTTTTTGGCGATGGATTAAGCCTTACCTCGGACAATTCCATCGATGGCGTAAGCGCATTTGGAAAAAATATCATATCAACAAGTTGATTTTACTGATCGGACTGATCTTCGTATTGATCACGAGTATTTATCTATTTGTATTAGCAAAACAAGCGAATGTTGAAACACTGAAATCTGGTTTGAGTCAGTCGACCGTGATTTATGATAAAAACAACGAAGAGGCGGGGACGTTGTATGCACAAAAAGGGTCTTATGTGGAGTTAGATGCGATTTCTCCACTGATCCAAGATGCCGTTATCTCGACCGAAGACCGGAATTTTTATCAACATCCTGGTTTTGATATCAAAGGGATTGCCAGAGCAGCAGTAAGGATGATCACATCTGGTGGTACAGGCGGGGGTGGCGGAAGTACCATTACCCAACAGTTAGCCAAAAATGCGTATCTTACACTAGATCAAACGTTTGACAGAAAAGCGAAAGAACTTTTTCTAGCGATTGAGATCGAGAAGAAGTACAGCAAAGAAGAAATTTTAACGATGTATCTGAACAATGCCTATTTTGGTAATGGGGTTTGGGGTGTACAAGATGCATCAAGACGCTATTTTGGAGTGGATGCTAACAATGTCACGCTGTCTGAAGCTGCTACGTTAGCGGGGATGTTGAAGGGTCCTGGTATCTACAACCCAATCGATCATCCAGAAAATGCCAATAATCGGAAAAATACGGTGTTAAGCGTGATGGCAGACAATGGTAAAATCAGTGAAGAACAAGCAACTGCTGAGTCTCAGACGGACATCACACACTATTTGAATGATACGTATACTGGTTCGGAGTCTGGTTATCGTTATCCTTATTATTTTGATGCAGTGATTGATGAAGCGGTTAGTGAATATGGCTTAGATGAAGCAGATGTCATGAACAAAGGCTATAAAATCTATACGTCATTGAATCAGAATTATCAGCAACAACTAGAAGCGACTTATCAAAATGATGCGTTATTCCCTCCAAATGCGACAGATGGTGCCATGGTCCAATCAGGTTCAGTTGCACTAGATCCGAAAACAGGAGGGGTTGCAGCGCTCGTTGGTCGACGTGGGGAACATGTCTTTAGAGGATTCAACTTTGCAACGCAGATGAAACGCTCACCTGGTTCATCAATCAAACCACTCAGTGTGTTTGCACCTGCGTTAGAAGCTGGCTATACACCGTCAAGTATTCTTGAAGATAAACCACAATCTTATTATGATGCACACAACTTTGATGGGACCTATCAAGGGGAAGTACCGATGTATCAAGCAGTTGCTCAAAGCTTGAATTTACCAGCTGTGTGGCTACTTCATGAGATCGGTCTTCAAAAAGGCTTTGATAAGACAAAAGAATTTGGCTTACCTTTAGCTGATTCAGACAAGTATTATGGGTTAGCGTTAGGTGGTTTGAAAAATGGGGTATCTCCTATGACTATGGCGGGGGCTTATGGTTCATTTGCCAATAATGGGAAGATGTATACACCGCATTTGATCACCAAGATCGTTGACTCTACTGGAGCAGTCATCGTTGATAATACCAATAGTAAACCAAAGCAGGTCATTTCCGAAGAAACGGCGAATCAAATGACCAGCATGTTACTAGGTACGTTCTCTAATGGAACGGGTGTTGCAGCGAATCCATATGGTTATACGGTGGCAGGGAAAACAGGAACGACAGAAACGAATTTTGATGCTACAAAAGCGAATGACCAATGGATCGTTGGATATACACCAGATGTAGTCATATCTACTTGGTTGGGATTTGAAGAAACGAGTGAACTTCACTATTTAGAAGGTACAAGTGGCAATGTGGTGGGGAAAGTCTTCAAATCAGCAGCAGAAGGCATCTTGCCTTACACCGAGCAAACAAGATTCAATGTTGCGGATGCCTATGCTACCGGCGGTCAAGTCGTCCCAGCAGATCAAGTACCAGATAATTCACAAACCAATGAAGAGAATCAGGGGAACTGGCAAGACAATTTAGATCGTTATGGCGAACAAGCAAAAGATGGCCTAAGGAATTTTGGCGATATGCTGAGAGAAGGCGTACAAGGTATCGGTGATGCAACACGAGATCTATGGCGTCGATTCCAAGGAGAGTAG
- a CDS encoding RluA family pseudouridine synthase translates to MDITITLPESHPTMTIRELLENEWLVPRKVRHFLRIRKNVLLNREPVLFHHEAKAGDQITLHFEETDYSYQEIQLGEATKVSVLYEDEHLIIVNKPVGIKTHPNEPTETNTLLNHLAAYLNQKKQRPYVVHRLDKETSGAVLFAKNPFILPILGRMLEQKKIYRRYQAVVWGKLSQDVTITDKIGRDRHDRRKRVVDPRNGQPAITHVQVAEFSADKTNVYCVLDTGRTHQIRVHLANQGHPIVGDPLYQTKSAKRLMLHALELHMPHPFTQEKIIAQALPGLW, encoded by the coding sequence GTGGACATCACAATCACGTTACCTGAATCTCATCCAACCATGACGATTCGAGAATTATTAGAAAATGAGTGGCTTGTACCAAGAAAAGTCCGACACTTTTTACGTATACGTAAAAACGTCTTATTGAATCGCGAACCTGTTTTATTCCATCACGAAGCAAAAGCTGGAGATCAAATCACTTTGCACTTTGAGGAAACTGACTATAGTTACCAAGAGATCCAATTGGGGGAAGCAACAAAAGTCAGCGTGTTGTATGAGGATGAGCACTTGATCATCGTCAACAAACCAGTCGGTATCAAAACGCATCCGAATGAACCGACAGAAACGAATACGTTATTGAATCATCTGGCTGCTTACTTAAATCAAAAAAAGCAACGTCCATATGTCGTTCATCGATTAGACAAGGAAACGAGTGGAGCTGTTCTATTTGCTAAAAATCCTTTTATTTTACCTATTTTAGGTAGAATGTTGGAACAGAAAAAAATCTACCGCCGTTATCAAGCCGTTGTTTGGGGTAAACTTTCTCAAGATGTAACAATTACAGACAAAATCGGCAGAGATCGTCATGATCGTCGCAAACGAGTGGTTGATCCAAGAAATGGGCAACCAGCCATCACACATGTCCAAGTCGCCGAATTTTCGGCAGATAAAACAAATGTCTATTGTGTCTTGGATACAGGACGAACCCACCAAATCCGTGTACATTTAGCAAATCAAGGCCACCCCATTGTTGGTGACCCGCTCTATCAAACGAAGTCAGCGAAACGTTTGATGCTCCATGCGTTAGAACTCCATATGCCCCATCCATTTACACAAGAAAAAATCATTGCACAAGCATTGCCGGGACTATGGTAA
- a CDS encoding GyrI-like domain-containing protein: protein MNIEITNLSSQIAVATKATAVTMENMTVAIDTGYEKLMNAVAEQGAQLIGAPYCAYLNSNEDFTIFDIELGIPINTAISASDEVYMSQTYGGKAVIATHQGSYATLEATYEAMLVYLQENHLESTGVYYDYYLSNPLDTPENQLLTQVVFPIN, encoded by the coding sequence ATGAATATTGAAATAACTAACCTTTCGTCACAAATTGCTGTAGCAACCAAAGCGACTGCTGTTACTATGGAGAACATGACCGTTGCAATAGATACTGGCTATGAAAAATTGATGAACGCTGTTGCTGAACAAGGTGCCCAACTGATTGGCGCCCCCTACTGCGCTTATCTGAATAGCAACGAAGACTTTACCATCTTTGACATTGAGTTAGGGATTCCTATCAATACAGCTATTTCTGCAAGTGATGAGGTGTATATGAGTCAAACGTATGGTGGAAAAGCCGTTATCGCCACACATCAAGGTTCTTACGCCACACTTGAGGCAACATACGAGGCAATGCTGGTTTATCTCCAAGAAAATCATTTGGAAAGTACAGGCGTTTATTATGATTACTATCTAAGTAATCCGCTTGATACACCGGAAAACCAATTATTGACACAAGTTGTTTTTCCAATCAATTAA
- the relB gene encoding type II toxin-antitoxin system RelB family antitoxin, producing MGQSTITFRIPDDENKLVAEYAKVHNSSLKELYRTSVLDKIEDEIDLKLLKDAMALSKKKKEKGISQSGMEKFLAEV from the coding sequence ATGGGGCAATCCACAATTACCTTTAGAATTCCAGATGATGAAAACAAACTAGTAGCAGAATATGCTAAAGTACATAACTCATCATTGAAGGAACTTTACAGGACGTCAGTACTTGATAAAATCGAAGATGAGATTGATTTAAAATTATTAAAAGATGCAATGGCACTTTCTAAAAAGAAAAAAGAGAAGGGAATTTCTCAGTCTGGCATGGAGAAGTTCTTAGCTGAAGTATAA
- a CDS encoding ROK family protein, whose product MYGGIEAGGTKFICAVSDQGEIIEKISVPTTLPEETLALVFDFFDRFELEAIGIGSFGPIGIDPTNDRYGYVLATPKQGWRDFDFLGSIKQRYDVPLAWTTDVNAAAYGELLKGAAQGKNSCIYLTVGTGIGGGVVLNSDILSGSAHPEMGHIMVKRHPEDDYEGTCPFHKDCLEGLAAGPSIEARTGIKGQNLPEDHPVWDIQAYYLAQALVNYTLTLAPEKIILGGGVMNQAHLLQKVREQFMTLMAGYMETPPVEEYIVQWGMPNESGIIGSLLLAEKAHREGNEFA is encoded by the coding sequence ATGTATGGTGGAATAGAAGCAGGTGGAACAAAATTTATTTGTGCAGTATCAGATCAGGGAGAAATCATTGAAAAAATCAGTGTACCGACAACTTTACCGGAGGAAACATTGGCGTTAGTGTTTGATTTCTTTGATCGCTTTGAATTAGAAGCAATTGGAATCGGTTCCTTTGGTCCAATCGGTATTGATCCAACGAATGATCGCTATGGCTATGTCTTAGCTACGCCTAAACAAGGATGGCGAGATTTTGATTTCTTAGGAAGCATCAAACAACGATACGACGTTCCTTTGGCATGGACAACCGACGTCAATGCTGCGGCATATGGTGAATTGTTAAAAGGGGCGGCGCAAGGGAAAAACAGTTGCATCTACTTGACTGTCGGCACAGGTATTGGTGGCGGTGTTGTGTTGAATAGCGATATTCTTTCTGGAAGTGCGCATCCGGAAATGGGACACATCATGGTCAAACGTCATCCAGAAGACGACTACGAAGGAACTTGTCCTTTCCATAAAGACTGTTTAGAAGGATTAGCGGCTGGACCATCGATCGAAGCACGTACAGGAATCAAGGGACAAAATTTACCTGAGGATCATCCTGTCTGGGATATCCAAGCATATTATCTTGCACAAGCATTAGTCAATTATACATTGACATTAGCGCCAGAAAAAATCATTTTAGGTGGTGGTGTCATGAATCAAGCACACTTACTACAAAAAGTGAGAGAACAATTTATGACATTGATGGCTGGTTACATGGAAACGCCGCCAGTAGAGGAGTATATTGTTCAATGGGGCATGCCAAATGAAAGTGGGATCATCGGCAGTTTATTATTGGCGGAAAAGGCACATCGAGAAGGAAATGAATTTGCATAA